Part of the Triticum aestivum cultivar Chinese Spring chromosome 4D, IWGSC CS RefSeq v2.1, whole genome shotgun sequence genome is shown below.
CCTCCCCTGGTTGCTGGTCTTCTCCTCCCCTGGTTGCCGCCGGCTGCTGCAGGTCTGCTCCTCCCCTGGTAACTCATGCTTGCTAGTCAACCATGAGTCTTGACTATCCCCCCTAGCCCCTGATGGAGTTATGAGGGCGAGAGTGGGCATTGTGTTGGGAAAGGGTAGGTCCAACGGAATTTTATAGCCGAGCAAACCTCTTTTATTTGGATTGAGTTAAGTTGGATATGTAAATATTGGTTTACACAGAATTGAAGACTACAATGAAGATCCACACTTGTAATTTGCTTCCAAACATGTATACACTCATTAAATGGTAATAACACAATAGACACTAGAAAGAAGGTTGGCGAATGAAATAATTAATAGCTTAAAGTTTTGAATAAAAGCAATGGTTCACACAAAATTGAAGACCCACCCCTCGCCCAGTTGTAGTATCAACGATGGAGCTTCTAATCCTTTGATTTGTTAAAAAACTTGTATACATTCATTAAGTGGTAATACCACAATGGATAGTAAGAAGACCGGCAAATTGATTGCTTACTATTTTGATTAATAAAGCGANNNNNNNNNNNNNNNNNNNNNNNNNNNNNNNNNNNNNNNNNNNNNNNNNNNNNNNNNNNNNNNNNNNNNNNNNNNNNNNNNNNNNNNNNNNNNNNNNNNNNNNNNNNNNNNNNCTTAGACTAAACCTCAGGCGCATTTGGCCACGGGTTACTACTAGTTTCAGATCAAGTCATTCTGTATCTACTTTGGAGTTTTGTTAGAGAGAGGTTGTGAGAGTTCCTCCACCCCTTGAGGTATAATTGGGTGGATCGATAGGAGATTTTGCTTAATCTTGACATGGATTAAGCACACAGAGATAAAGTGAATCCACTTGCCAGTGTAACTCGAGGTATAATTGGGTGGATCGATAGGAGATTTTGCTTAATCTTGACATGGATTAAGCACACAGAGATAAAGTGAATCCACTTGCCAGTGTAACTCGTATGCTCAGATTACTCGTGAGATCCGATCTTTTCTTAGCCTCAACACTGTTTTTTAGTCAAACGACTAGTCGACGAGTTGCAACTGGCAGGCCGACTCAACATGTCGACTCGACTAGTTGGCTGAGTCGAGTGACTCAATCGACCAGTCGTGGTTTTGAGTCGAACAAGTCAAATTGGCCCCACCTgtaatttttttcttctatttgctTGCCCAATCTCCCCTGGAAACCTAGATTGCTCAGCCCCCGCCCTCCCCCCCACCCAAACCTCTCCTGTGACCCTCTCTCTTGGTCGGCGCCGCCGCCCCACAATCGTgctggccggcgccgccgccccacaaTTGTGCTGGCCGGCGCCGCCGCAAGCTGGTCTGCTCCTTCCCTGGTTTCTGTTTATGCTGGTCTGCTCCTCCATNNNNNNNNNNTTTTCGAAGGGGAACACTGTAGTAGCCGGCTGGCTAGGGTTCGTTCGTTCAACATTATGGAGGATGCGATGGAGTGATGAGGGCGAGAGTTGGCATTGTGTTGGGAGTTGGGAGGTCCAATGGAATTTTATAGCCGAGCAAACCTCTTTTGTTTGGATCGAGTTAAGCTGGATATGTAAGTATTGGTTTACACAGAATTGAAGATTACAAAGAAGATCCACACTTATAATTTGCTTCCAAACTGTATACGCTCATTAAATGGGAATAACACAATAGACACTAGAAAGAAGGTTGGCGAATGAAATAATTAATAGCTTAACATTTTGAATACCCCAGTTGTAGTATCAATGTAGGAGCTTCTAATCCTTTGATTTTTTTAGAAACCTGTATACGTTCATTAAGTGGTAATACCAAAATGGATAGTAAGAAGAAGACCGGGAAATTGATTGCTTAATATTTTGATGAATAAAAGCAACTGTTCACACAGAATTCAAGCTCCCCCTCCCAACCCCTGTTCTCTCCCAAAATAGGAACCACTCTTAGACTAAACCTCATGCACATTTGGCTGCGGGTTACTATTGGTTTCAGATCGAATCCTTCTGTATCTATTTTGGGGTTTTGTTATAGAGAGGTTGTGAGAGTTCCTCCACTCCTTGAAGTACAATTGGGTGGATCGATCGGAGATTTTGCTTAATCTTGACATGGATTAAGCGCACAAAGAGAAAGTGAATCCACTTGCGAGTGTAACTCGTATGCTCATATTACTGGTGAGGGCCGATCTTTGTTTAGCCTCAACACTGTTTTTGAGTCGAACGACCAGTCAACGAGTCGCAACTGGCAGGTCGACTCAACATGTCGACTTGACTAGTTGGCTGAGTTGAGCGAGTGTCGAACAAGTCAAATTGGCCCCATCTGTCATTTTTTTTCAATTTGCTTACCCAATCCCCCTGGAAACCTAGATCGCCAGTCCCTTCCCCCCTTTTCGACCCAACTTCTCCTGCGACCCTCTCTCTTGGCCGGCCCGCCACCCCANNNNNNNNNNNNNNNNNNNNNNNNNNNNNNNNNNNNNNNNNNNNNNNNNNNNNNNNNNNNNNNNNNNNNNNNNNNNNNNNNNNNNNNNNNNNNNNNNNNNNNNNNNNNNNNNNNNNNNNNNNNNNNNNNNNNNNNNNNNNNNNNNNNNNNNNNNNNNNNNNNNNNNNNNNNNNNNNNNNNNNNNNNNNNNNNNNNNNNNNNNNNNNNNNNNNNNNNNNNNNNNNNNNNNNNNNNNNNNNNNNNNNNNNNNNNNNNNNNNNNNNNNNNNNNNNNNNNNNNNNNNNNNNNNNNNNNNNNNNNNNNNNNNNNNNNNNNNNNNNNNNNNNNNNNNNNNNNNNNNNNNNNNNNNNNNNNNNNNNNNNNNNNNNNNNNNNNNNNNNNNNNNNNNNNNNNNNNNNNNNNNNNNNNNNNNNNNNNNNNNNNNNNNNNNNNNNNNNNNNNNNNNNNNNNNNNNNNNNNNNNNNNNNNNNNNNNNNNNNNNNNNNNNNNNNNNNNNNNNNNNNNNNNNNNNNNNNNNNNNNNNNNNNNNNNNNNNNNNNNNNNNNNNNNNNNNNNNNNNNNNNNNNNNNNNNNNNNNNNNNNNNNNNNNNNNNNNNNNNNNNNNNNNNNNNNNNNNNNNNNNNNNNNNNNNNNNNNNNNNNNNNNNNNNNNNNNNNNNNNNNNNNNNNNNNNNNNNNNNNNNNNNNNNNNNNNNNNNNNNNNNNNNNNNNNNNNNNNNNNNNNNNNNNNNNNNNNNNNNNNNNNNNNNNNNNNNNNNNNNNNNNNNNNNNNNNNNNNNNNNNNNNNNNNNNNNNNNNNNNNNNNNNNNNNNAGTTGTAGTATCAATGTAGGAGCTTCTAATCCTTTGATATGTTAAAAAACATGTATACATTCATTAAGTGGTAATACCGGCAAATTGATTGCTTAATCTTTTGATGAATAGAGCAATTGTTCACATAGAATTCAAGCCCCTCCTGCCCAATCCCTGTTCTCCTCCCAAAACAGGAACCACTCTTAGACTAAACCTCATGCACATTTGGCCGTGGGGGTTACTACTGGTTTCAGATCAAATCCTTCTGTATCTATTTTGGGGTTTTGTTATAGAGAGGTTGTGAGAGTTCCTCCACTCCTTGAGGTACAATTGGGTGGATCGATCGGAGATTTTGCTTAATCTTGACATGGATTAAGCGCACAGAGAGAAAGTGAATCCACTTGCCAGTGTAACTCGTATGCTCAGATTAGTGGTGAGGGCTGATCTTTGTTTAGCCTCAACACTGTTTTTGAGTCGAACGATGAGTCGCGACGAATCGACGAGTCGCAACTGGCAGGTCGACTTGACTAGTTGGCTGAGTAGAGCGACTCAATCGACTAGTAGTGGTTTTTGAGTCGAAAGAGTCAAATTGGCTCCACCTGTCATTTTTTTTCTATTTGCTTGCCCAATCCCTTGGAAACCTAGATCGCCCAGTCCCCTCCCCCCCCATTCGACCAATACTTATCCTGCGACCCTCTCTCTTGGTCGGCGCCGCCGCCCTACAATCCTGCCGGCTGGCGCCGCTGCAAGCTGGTCTGCTCCTCCCCTGTTTGCTGCCGGCTGCTGCACGTCTGCTCCTCCCTGGTAGCTCATGTCTACTAGTCGACCATGAGTCTTGACTAGCATCCCCCCCATGTAAGGATCGTCCTTTGGGTGGTGTGTTTTCGAAGGAGAACACTGTAGTAGCGGCTGGCTAGGGTTCGTTTTTTCAGGAGTTTGGAGCAGCGATGGAGTGATGAGGGCGAGAGTTGGCATTGTGTTGGGAGAGGATAGGTCCAATGGAATTTTATAGTCGAGCAAACCTCTTTTGTTTGGATCGAGTTAAGCTGGATATGTAAGTATTGGTTTACACAGAATTGAAGATTACAAAGAAGAGCCACACTTGTAATTTGCTTCCAAGCTTGTATACGCTCATTAAATGGTAATAACACAATAGACACTAGAAAGAAGGTTGGCGAATGAAAAAAATTAATAGCCTAACATTTTGAATAAAAGCAATGGTTTTCATATGATAAACAACAATTAATGGTGAGTCTGAACATGGTCACTCTTCTGGTACCAAGTGTTATTTCGACGAATATTTTGCTAGTGGACAAGTTGTGTTTGTATCCTTGATAAATGATAATACATAGCTAAAATGATGACTCCCTTTGGTTTTGTTTCATATACATTTGTCATTCTACATTCAGATGAATAAAAGCATCTTATATGATTGGTCAATGTGTTTGCAGGTAGAATATGTGTCCTGCTACTGCAGGGTAGATGGAGGCCTTAAAACTGTTGTCAATGCTAGAAAGTTCGTCCCTGGTGCTAGACTGTGCATGCAATCTGATGTCAAACCGAACAAGCGCAAGTCAAGGACCTCACGCAAGGAGAGGTGCCGAACGCAGGCGCCACTTCTGCCTGGACTTCCTGATGACCTGGCTATTTCATGTCTGATGCGGGTTCCTCGAGTGGAGCACCCTAATCTTCGTTTAGTCGGTAAAAGATGGAGCCGACTTTTATCTGGTAATTATTATTACTCACTGCGGAAGAAATTTGGCATGGCAGAAGAATGGGTTTATGTCTTCAAAAGGGATCGTGATCAGAAAATATCTTGGCATGCCTTTGATCCAGTGCACCAGCTCTGGAAGTCACTTCCTCCAGTTCCACCAGAGTATTCGGAAGCCGTGGGATTTGGTTGCGCTGTTCTCAGTGGCTGCTATTTGTACTTATTTGGTGGCAAAAACTCAGTGCGAGGGTCTATGAGGCGTGTTGTATTTTACAATACTCGGACAAACAAGTGGCACCGGGCCCCAGATATGCTACGGAAGCGGCATTTCTTTGGTTCTTGTGTAATAAACAACTGCCTCTATGTTGCTGGTGGGGAGTGTGAAGGGATACAGAGAACTCTAAGGTCTGCAGAGGTTTACAATCCGAACAGGAATAGATGGTCTTGCATTACTGAAATGAGCATAGGAATGGTGCCTTTCATTGGAGTTGTATATGATGGCAAGTGGTTCCTAAAAGGATTTGATTCTCACCGGCAGATTGTGAGCGAGGTCTATCTGCCAACATCCAACATGTGGTCAACCACTGGTAATGAACTGGTTGCAGGCTTACGGAATCCAAGCATTTCGTTTAACGGTCGTCTTTATTCAGTGGATTGTCGGGATGCCTGCAAGCTAAGAGTTTATGATGGAGACAAGGGATTGTGGACAAGGTTCATAGACAGTAGACGCCATCTGGGCAGCTCGCGGTCTTTTGAAGCTGTGGCTTTGGTCTCACTGGATGGAAAGATCTGTGTTATCCGTAATAACATGGGCATCACCCTTGTTGATGTCTGTGACCCAACAACAGTTATTGAGATTGACAGTGCCCGCATGTGGGAGACTTTTGCCCGGAAGGGCCAGCACAGATCTTTCATGGCAAACTTGTGGTCAACAATTGCAGGGCGTCATTTAAAGACCCACATTATCCATTGCCAAGTGCTCCAAGTTTGAATGTGTCTGTCTGTCAACAGTACNNNNNNNNNNNNNNNNNNNNNNNNNNNNNNNNNNNNNNNNNNNNNNNNNNNNNNNNNNNNNNNNNNNNNNNNNNNNNNNNNNNNNNNNNNNNNNNNNNNNNNNNNNNNNNNNNNNNNNNNNNNNNNNNNNNNNNNNNNNNNNNNNNNNNNNNNNNNNTGTTACCGCATCGAACATCATCTATCGATTCCATTCTACAAATTCTCCGAGGCATTAACCAAGTTGCATGATGTTTATGAAAGAGGGGGCCAGAGCAATGGTCGTCATCCTGAGACGAACAAGAACCTTCCGTGACACCAATGGTGTATCCGGAAGCACTTGTGATTTTTCTGAGCTGATACTTTAGGATTTTGGTTAGCCGATGCTGCTGGCGATAGGCCAGCAGAAATTGCATTCATCCTCATGTCCATGGATGTGGTTTTCTTCCTTTTTGGCATATGTATTGTAGCAGCAGACTATGTAGACTTAAAATGTAAGAAATGGAATAAGAGTGTTTGGTTTGTGCCAAAACCACTACCCCAAATTTTGCTAGCCAACGATTGGCAACAAGTTTGGCTTGATGATTTGGGCACAAACCAAATCACACCCTAATTCTATGTTTATGCTTTGGAATTCCTTCTTGGCTGGGAACTTTTGGCATCTGCAAGTGGATGTAATGGGGCTATATATTCTAAATGGAAAAGACTGTCATCtttccataataataataataataataataataataataataataacaacaacaacaacaacaataataataataataataataataataataataataataaagcacggattgactttgtcgggttcatcGTCATAGTGCGCtttcttcccgtgaatttacgctttcagtttaaatttaaaacgtatacgcgaggtggtactaataaaATTTGATGCGTCGCACGCTAGCCTCGCTAAAAAACCTGTCACGAAACCTGGGCCAGCCCATGAAGAATACGATCGGCCAGCTAAAAAAACCAGGGCCGGCCCATGAAGGATACGATCGGCCAGCTCAAAAAAGGAATAAAGCCGACGATCCTCACGGGGATCGAACACAAGACTTCACTCAAGAAACCACCCCGAAAGTACCAGCTGAGCTAGCGCCGACTATCTATCACAATAAGCCGAATTTTCTTATGTTAATCGCCCGTCTAGCAGAATTTCTAGGTTGATCTGTCTTGGGCCTCAGTCCATCCATCCTTTGCGACGTGGCCCAAGAATACGGTAAAAATAATTACTCCATCGAACTCTTAATCCTAACCTCACAAACTGTTCACAAGATAATCCCATATCGTTTTTCTTTATAAAATCCCACCAGTTTTAATATGTTAGTGAGCTCAAAACAATAAGCAGCCTCGAATCAAAGATTCTTTCAAAGAAGGAATTAATGAGAGAAAGACCCAACATATATTGGCCTAAATCGGTGTCTACAAAGAGAGAAGTcgggagggaaaggaaggagggaggGCAAAGAAAAGGGAGAAGCACACAAGGAGATGGAGACCACGAGGTGCATGGTATAATAATAGAAGGAGGGATTGCGGAATTATTTAAGAAGGAATCAGCGTTAAGCGGGAATTGAGGGCTGCCATGCATGATTTAAGAAGGAATCAACATTAAAGACAATTGAGGGCTGCCATGCAAGATGCGTAATTAAAGGGTGGGGATCAATATACTTGAATGGGCTGGTTAGTCTCTCGGCCAACAATTATGTGTAGCGTTACTCGGTGGGATGTGCTCTGGCAAAAAGAGACTGCGACCATTTTTTTATCAAGCATTCTGACTTGAGAAGAAATCCAAAAATATGACAACTTATTTCATGGAGGAGCCGATGGCTTCATGACATCAGAAATTATCACCATCCTAAGTGGTAGGTGTAGGGTGTAGCTCACGGAGAGTGTCCCTCATGGCCAACTCGACGGGATTAGTTTTCAAAGTATAAACACTCCCTTGCGCTGGCGTGTTTCAATTGCAGGTGTGTCATGTAGAGGCTGAGATCACCGTGTTCGGATTGGTCACGTTCGAACGCATTGCCTTCAGGTGGACACCGTGACCACTATTGATGAGGATGGGAAGGAGTATAATTTCAACTAGAGGGCATAGACCTTTGGAAGGTCATGAGTTGTGTTTACTGAGCTAGGCGCAAAGgatattttttttctcccgttgcaacgcacgagcatttttGCTATAAAAAACAATAGCAAAAATTTATTAAAAAACAGTAGCTAATTAgggcagtagcaaatatagctagggcctTTTTTTAGCAAATGAGCAAATTTAGCTAGGGAAAATTTGTTTAGGGCAAATAAAAACTAGTAGATATTTCATGTATGAGTTGCAATCTTTGCAGTGATCAGCTGATGCAATTACTAATATCATGTATCCAAGAAATCTATGTTCGTTTTATTATTTAGAAAAGATAGAATTGAAAGGGTGGAATAAAAGAAATTATGGTTATGGAATGACCCGGGCCAGTGGTGCAGTGCATGGCACCGATGAAGAGATGAGCCACTGAAGTAATTCCattaaatggataaaaatggaAGCATATGAGATTTGACCTCATTGAAGTAATTTTTATTAGACGAATAAAAATGGAAACATATGAGATTTGCTCTCAGTAAAATAATTTTTGTTAGACGAATAAAAATGGAAACATATGAGATTGAgctcagaaaaataattttcattagACGAATAGAAATAGTAAACATATGAGATTTGAGCCACTGAAATAAGTTTCATTAAATGAATAAAAATGAAAATGGAAGCATATGAGTAGATTGAGCCCACTAAAGTAAGTTTCATTAGATGAATAAAAATGGAAACATATGAGATTTGCTCTCAGTAAAATAATTTTTGTTAGACGAATAAAAATGGAAACATATGAGATTGAgctcagaaaaataattttcattagACGAATAGAAATAGTAAACATATGAGATTTGAGCCACTGAAATAAGTTTCATTAAATGAATAAAAATGAAAATGGAAGCATATGAGTAGATTGAGCCCACTAAAATAAGTTTCATTAGATGAATAGAAAATAAAAAACGTGACTGGAGCCACTGAATTTTCAattaataataaattaaaaaacaaAAAGATGGTGGTCTGTTATGGAAGGATTCTAAACCAGAGCGGGCCCATGGTGCAGCGGCCTGTTATCCTTCCACCGTTGGAAGAGGACAGTGAGCGCTGCTCTGTGAAACCAGCCTAACGCGGTGCCTGCCACTTCAAGGACTGAGAGGCCGAAGCTTTCGCATCAGCACCACAGCCCACTACCAACTTGGACCGGGCAAGCCAGCAATGTTACAACACAAGCCCAGGTCCAGAGTCC
Proteins encoded:
- the LOC123098552 gene encoding F-box/kelch-repeat protein At1g55270, with the translated sequence MVEYVSCYCRVDGGLKTVVNARKFVPGARLCMQSDVKPNKRKSRTSRKERCRTQAPLLPGLPDDLAISCLMRVPRVEHPNLRLVGKRWSRLLSGNYYYSLRKKFGMAEEWVYVFKRDRDQKISWHAFDPVHQLWKSLPPVPPEYSEAVGFGCAVLSGCYLYLFGGKNSVRGSMRRVVFYNTRTNKWHRAPDMLRKRHFFGSCVINNCLYVAGGECEGIQRTLRSAEVYNPNRNRWSCITEMSIGMVPFIGVVYDGKWFLKGFDSHRQIVSEVYLPTSNMWSTTGNELVAGLRNPSISFNGRLYSVDCRDACKLRVYDGDKGLWTRFIDSRRHLGSSRSFEAVALVSLDGKICVIRNNMGITLVDVCDPTTVIEIDSARMWETFARKGQHRSFMANLWSTIAGRHLKTHIIHCQVLQV